Proteins co-encoded in one Pseudochaenichthys georgianus chromosome 22, fPseGeo1.2, whole genome shotgun sequence genomic window:
- the gemin2 gene encoding gem-associated protein 2 isoform X2, with amino-acid sequence MKSDVEELMPRLLPVEFGASGEELDLKGPPRNPREYLRQVQLEASQCPEVVVAQIDPKKLKKKQTINASVAGCHAAPVGFCPSLSWQQHQSIAKNRNHWSSNTLDDNVEMPDITDEEGWKKFCFGETLYLGTSSSRTEAAEAEPALDHSKVGFPPFLTIVSRLNQSTVLMVLETLVGWFEENDFAPQLGRWLYALLACLEKPLLPEAHSCIRQLARRCAQLRSALETEEDEKLPALNLLVCLVARYFEQSDLADQPE; translated from the exons ATGAAGTCTGACGTAGAGGAGTTAATGCCGAGGCTGCTGCCCGTTGAGTTTGGAGCCAGTGGAGAAGAGCTGGACCTGAAAGGACCCCCGAGAAACCCCCGGGAATACCTCCGACAGGTCCA GTTGGAGGCGTCACAGTGTCCAGAGGTGGTGGTGGCTCAGATTGACCCCAAGAAACTGAAGAAGAAACAAACAATTAATGCCTct GTGGCGGGGTGCCATGCTGCTCCGGTGGGGTTCTGCCCCAGCCTCAGTTGGCAGCAGCACCAA AGCATTGCAAAGAACAGGAATCATTGGAGCAGCAACACTCTGGACGACAACGTGGAGATG CCGGATATAACAGACGAGGAGGGCTGGAAGAAGTTTTGTTTTGGAGAGACGCTCTATCTGGGCACGTCATCCAGCCGGACAGAAGCAGCTGAAGCAGAGCCAGCACTGGACCACAGCAAG GTGGGCTTCCCTCCCTTCCTCACGATAGTCAGCAGGCTGAACCAG TCCACGGTGCTGATGGTGTTGGAAACTCTCGTCGGCTGGTTTGAGGAAAACGACTTTGCTCCACAGTTG GGTCGCTGGCTGTACGCTCTGCTGGCCTGCCTGGAGAAGCCCCTGCTGCCTGAAGCCCACTCCTGCATCCGACAGCTGGCCAGGAGGTGTGCTCAGCTCCGCAGTGCGCTG GAGACTGAGGAGGATGAGAAACTTCCTGCCCTGAACCTACTCGTCTGTCTTGTTGCTAG GTACTTTGAGCAGAGTGACCTGGCAGACCAGCCCGAGTGA
- the gemin2 gene encoding gem-associated protein 2 isoform X1, translating to MKSDVEELMPRLLPVEFGASGEELDLKGPPRNPREYLRQVQLEASQCPEVVVAQIDPKKLKKKQTINASVAGCHAAPVGFCPSLSWQQHQVSNFSDVRQSIAKNRNHWSSNTLDDNVEMPDITDEEGWKKFCFGETLYLGTSSSRTEAAEAEPALDHSKVGFPPFLTIVSRLNQSTVLMVLETLVGWFEENDFAPQLGRWLYALLACLEKPLLPEAHSCIRQLARRCAQLRSALETEEDEKLPALNLLVCLVARYFEQSDLADQPE from the exons ATGAAGTCTGACGTAGAGGAGTTAATGCCGAGGCTGCTGCCCGTTGAGTTTGGAGCCAGTGGAGAAGAGCTGGACCTGAAAGGACCCCCGAGAAACCCCCGGGAATACCTCCGACAGGTCCA GTTGGAGGCGTCACAGTGTCCAGAGGTGGTGGTGGCTCAGATTGACCCCAAGAAACTGAAGAAGAAACAAACAATTAATGCCTct GTGGCGGGGTGCCATGCTGCTCCGGTGGGGTTCTGCCCCAGCCTCAGTTGGCAGCAGCACCAAGTCAGTAACTTTTCAGATGTCAGACAG AGCATTGCAAAGAACAGGAATCATTGGAGCAGCAACACTCTGGACGACAACGTGGAGATG CCGGATATAACAGACGAGGAGGGCTGGAAGAAGTTTTGTTTTGGAGAGACGCTCTATCTGGGCACGTCATCCAGCCGGACAGAAGCAGCTGAAGCAGAGCCAGCACTGGACCACAGCAAG GTGGGCTTCCCTCCCTTCCTCACGATAGTCAGCAGGCTGAACCAG TCCACGGTGCTGATGGTGTTGGAAACTCTCGTCGGCTGGTTTGAGGAAAACGACTTTGCTCCACAGTTG GGTCGCTGGCTGTACGCTCTGCTGGCCTGCCTGGAGAAGCCCCTGCTGCCTGAAGCCCACTCCTGCATCCGACAGCTGGCCAGGAGGTGTGCTCAGCTCCGCAGTGCGCTG GAGACTGAGGAGGATGAGAAACTTCCTGCCCTGAACCTACTCGTCTGTCTTGTTGCTAG GTACTTTGAGCAGAGTGACCTGGCAGACCAGCCCGAGTGA
- the mia2 gene encoding cTAGE family member 5 isoform X2, which translates to MAVSKANIILWCTGIAFVILPHLNLGMLSDYKICGDSECESLMSRVQAIRDHRGKDCRFLSFRRGDTIFVYHKLTGRRNELWAGSIDKQFGYFPKDAVQEEQVYATKENIVETQDSDFFCMDEYGYPIDSSHLDSDEEHVDQNIQNQESESSQTTPYNDDTHTESPSTPAVVSTEFPISAEEEDENKNAGDAGDAGTQEEVQEPPGTLKEQGGSEPSYWLGSSVTGWLGLAKEEEETGILVEGENKKETKEMQADASVASSVTGWLGLGGEHIDDAQESKEEDMKTDHSFTSTMSEWLGFGGEEKTDPSTEKEREEEPADMFRSRRMSLDLEGSQLHEEEKEEMGTLGWLGNGLSNTLGFGRTDQESEKEATREKKDRGVIKEEEQPVSGSWFNMGIGDILGYGKDESEVDESEEGRFKETEENTTLDQENVDTSQSQGELTDEVRTEPSSESKVEETPKDQNDGSNSIDMGTLDSKYSVLPEDAESKVDVKDISPKTINGKDHQMPKSIEKGGEDSNGESGEDFRAKSDTDQDFLTQPHLTLGPDSRFLELNSNAAGQSVGEAEEGTTKGVLEEGVKVPIQIINTEASTNIVGAHSHESERNIAEMEVLDDSDSMINNNTETKGELHPLESSSQDIGSSHSRNSGTDTLYENASDIERRTLSTSESTTQMENNAGQDSPNLPQEHSQSDGDSHELKETVKEIENDRENKIQPVKTERETLEFEENILNESGLKSAIGLETDIKTEEVWELKVEGNQDEVAELKEEEKQQEVVEIKEQGKQQEAKEMQKEGSQREVQEIQNEKKHQEETKEERKQEEVKDIKDDLEQQEVNEIQEEEEQQQVKKIKVEGKQEEVEEKKEKEEQEEVKQEEVKEIQEEGIQDEVKEIQEEGIQDEVKEIQEEGIQEEVKEIQEEGIQEEVKEIQEEGIQDEVKEIQEEGIQEEVKEIQEEGIQEEVKEIQEEGIQEEVKEIQEEGIQEEVKEIQEEGIQEEVKEIQEEGIQEEVKEIQEEGKQEEVKEIQEEGIQEEVNEIQEEGIQEEVKEIQEEGKQEEVKEIQEEGIQEEVKEIQEEGIQEEVKEIQEEGIQDEVKEIQEEGKQEEAEGKKGEEEQQPVKEIKHEGKHKEMKEIQEEAKPQDLKEIEDKEKREDFKEIKEEAKPKEEELEEKAKQWEEEEIKEEEELDEMQDKNIEELKKDEKQQEIEVEEEKHKELEGSKEDNEREELEKMEGVKEIEKKEVEQTVQSQFKVEIETTSNFYLTLKETMRVQRMWTLPLPVSPSLP; encoded by the exons ATGGCTGTTTCAAAGGCCAACATTATTCTGTGGTGTACAGGCATAGCGTTTGTGATTTTACCTCACTTGAATCTGGGAATGTTGTCCGACTACAAGATCTGTGGAGACTCTGAATGTGAAA gCCTGATGAGTCGAGTGCAGGCCATCAGGGACCACCGTGGTAAGGACTGTCGTTTCCTTAGCTTTAGACGAGGAGACACCATCTTTGTTTACCACAAACTGACTGGAAGAAGGAACGAGCTCTGGGCCGGCAGT ATTGACAAACAGTTTGGCTATTTCCCAAAGGATGCAGTGCAAGAGGAGCAGGTTTATGCTACTAAGGAGAACATAGTGGAAACACAG GACTCTGATTTCTTCTGTATGGATGAGTATGGTTACCCCATTGACTCCAGTCATCTGGACAGTGATGAGGAGCATGTTGATCAGAACATACAAAACCAGGAGTCTGAAAGCTCCCAAACCACACCATACAACGATGACACACATACGGAAAGTCCTTCAACACCTGCAGTTGTTTCTACAGAATTTCCAATctcagcagaggaagaggacGAAAATAAAAACGCTGGGGATGCTGGCGATGCCGGGACTCAAGAGGAAGTACAGGAGCCTCCAGGAACTCTGAAGGAACAAGGTGGGTCTGAACCCTCTTACTGGCTGGGTTCTTCAGTGACAGGATGGTTAGGTCTAGCTAAAGAGGAAGAAGAAACTGGCATTTTGGTTGAAGGAGAGAACAAAAAAGAGACAAAGGAGATGCAGGCCGATGCTTCTGTTGCTTCTTCTGTGACAGGATGGCTGGGGTTGGGAGGAGAACATATTGATGATGCACAGGAAAGTAAAGAAGAAGACATGAAGACTGATCATTCTTTCACTTCAACCATGTCTGAGTGGCTTGGTTTTGGAGGGGAGGAAAAAACCGATCCCTCCACAGAAAAAGAGCGAGAAGAAGAGCCAGCAGATATGTTCAGAAGTAGGCGGATGTCTCTGGACCTAGAAGGTAGCCAGTTACATgaagaagagaaggaggaaatgGGGACATTGGGTTGGCTAGGAAATGGACTCTCAAACACGCTGGGGTTTGGTCGGACTGATcaagagtcagaaaaagagGCAACACGTGAAAAAAAGGATAGGGGGGTAATCAAGGAGGAGGAACAACCGGTGTCAGGTTCTTGGTTTAATATGGGGATTGGGGACATTTTAGGCTACGGGAAAGACGAGAGTGAAGTGGATGAGAGTGAAGAAGGTAGGTTCAAGGAGACAGAAGAGAACACAACTTTAGACCAAGAGAATGTGGATACCAGTCAATCTCAAGGTGAACTGACAGATGAGGTAAGGACAGAACCTAGCAGTGAATCAAAGGTTGAAGAAACTCCAAAAGACCAAAATGATGGCAGTAATTCTATTGATATGGGTACTTTAGACAGTAAGTATAGTGTCTTACCTGAAGATGCAGAATCCAAGGTTGATGTAAAAGATATTTCTCCAAAGACTATAAATGGTAAAGATCATCAGATGCCCAAATCAATAGAAAAAGGGGGTGAGGATAGCAACGGAGAGTCAGGAGAAGATTTCAGAGCTAAAAGTGACACTGATCAGGACTTTTTAACACAACCTCACCTCACTTTAGGGCCTGACTCGAGATTTTTGGAGTTAAATTCGAATGCCGCGGGACAATCTGTAGGCGAGGCTGAGGAGGGCACAACAAAGGGTGTCCTCGAGGAAGGGGTCAAGGTACCGATTCAGATCATAAACACGGAAGCATCCACCAATATAGTCGGGGCACATAGTCATGAAAGTGAAAGGAATATCGCAGAGATGGAGGTACTTGATGATTCAGATTCTATGATTAATAATAACACAGAAACCAAGGGGGAGTTGCACCCTTTGGAGAGCAGCTCTCAGGACATTGGGTCATCCCATTCTAGAAATAGCGGTACTGACACTCTGTATGAAAATGCCTCAGATATCGAGAGAAGAACGTTATCCACAAGTGAGAGCACAACACAGATGGAAAACAATGCAGGTCAGGACTCTCCAAATTTGCCACAGGAACACTCACAAAGTGATGGCGATTCACATGAGCTTAAGGAAACAGTTAAGGAAATTGAGAACGATCGTGAAAACAAAATCCAACCAGTTAAAACTGAGAGAGAAACATTGGAGTTTGAAGAGAACATTCTAAATGAAAGTGGTCTAAAGTCAGCTATAGGCCTGGAAACAGACATTAAGACTGAGGAAGTATGGGAGTTAAAGGTAGAGGGAAATCAGGACGAGGTAGCAGAGTTAAAGGAAGAGGAAAAACAGCAGGAAGTGGTGGAAATAAAGGAACAGGGCAAACAGCAGGAAGCAAAAGAGATGCAGAAAGAAGGGAGCCAACGGGAAGTGCAGGAGATACAGAATGAGAAGAAACATCAGGAAGAGACAAAAGAAGAGAGGAAACAGGAGGAAGTGAAGGACATAAAGGATGATTTGGAACAACAGGAAGTGAATGAGAtacaggaagaggaagaacagcAACAAGTGAAGAAGATAAAGGTAGAGGGGAAACAGGAGGAAGTAgaggaaaaaaaggaaaaggaaGAACAGGAGGAAGTGAAACAGGAGGAAGTGAAGGAGATACAGGAAGAGGGAATACAGGATGAAGTGAAAGAGATACAGGAAGAGGGAATACAGGACGAAGTGAAGGAGATACAGGAAGAGGGAATACAGGAGGAAGTGAAGGAGATACAGGAAGAGGGAATACAGGAGGAAGTGAAGGAGATACAGGAAGAGGGAATACAGGATGAAGTGAAGGAGATACAGGAAGAGGGAATACAGGAGGAAGTGAAGGAGATACAGGAAGAGGGAATACAGGAGGAAGTGAAGGAGATACAGGAAGAGGGAATACAGGAGGAAGTGAAGGAGATACAGGAAGAGGGAATACAGGAGGAAGTGAAGGAGATACAGGAAGAGGGAATACAGGAGGAAGTGAAGGAGATACAGGAAGAGGGAATACAGGAGGAAGTGAAGGAGATACAGGAAGAAGGGAAACAGGAGGAAGTGAAGGAGATACAGGAAGAGGGAATACAGGAGGAAGTGAATGAGATACAGGAAGAGGGAATACAGGAGGAAGTGAAGGAGATACAGGAAGAGGGGAAACAGGAGGAAGTGAAGGAGATACAGGAAGAGGGAATACAGGAGGAAGTGAAGGAGATACAGGAAGAGGGAATACAGGAGGAAGTGAAGGAGATACAGGAAGAGGGAATACAGGATGAAGTGAAGGAGATACAGGAAGAGGGGAAACAGGAGGAAGCAGAGGGGaaaaaaggagaggaagaacAGCAACCAGTGAAGGAGATAAAGCATGAGGGTAAACACAAGGAAATGAAGGAGATACAAGAAGAAGCAAAACCGCAGGACTTGAAGGAGATAGAGGACAAGGAGAAACGGGAGGATTTTAAGGAGATAAAAGAAGAGGCCAAACCGAAAGAGGAGGAGTTAGAGGAAAAGGCAAAGCAGTGGGAGGAAGAGGAAATTAAGGAAGAGGAGGAACTGGATGAGATGCAGGATAAGAATATAGAGGAGTTAAAAAAAGATGAGAAGCAGCAAGAGATCGAGGtagaggaggaaaaacacaaagAACTGGAAGGGTCAAAAGAAGATAACGAAAGAGAGGAGTTAGAGAAGATGGAAGGAGTTAAGGAAATAGAAAAGAAAGAGGTTGAACAAACGGTACAGTCTCAATTTAAGGTTGAGATTGAAACAACGTCCAATTTTTACCTGACACTGAAAGAGACAATGAGAGTCCAGAGAATGTGGACTCTCCCTCTTCCTGTATCTCCTTCACTTCCATAA